The genomic interval TAAAGAAGGAGAGGATGTatatgaagaagaggaggaggaatatagaatggaggaggaggaatggagggaggaagaagaggaggagagggaaaaagcTGTGATGATTTCAGGATCCATCTCCCTGGACTATCTGGAGTTTGATGAGAACAGCGAAGATTTCCCAGACTCCTCCAGGCCTCTTAGTGAGACCAGGAACCTCACGGCCAGCGAGCTACTGCTCAACAAGTCAGTCATGGGAGATTGGGACTTGGTTTTTCTTGTTACAATCATGGTATAGTTAAGTGTACCCATTCAGTTGTATCACAGTACCTTATCAATTTTTCTCACGTACTATGATTCTCCTCTATTGCAGTATGTTTGGGAACGATGAAATTGAAGCGTCTGATCAGTTCTTCCAGTCTCTCCCGAGACACCTGAGACTGGTGTTTGCCCTGTACAACACCATGGTGTCTAAGTCAGAGATGCTGTGCTACTTTGTGATCATCCTGAATCACATGGTGTCGGCCTCGCTGCTCAGTCTGATCCTGCCCATCCTTATCTTCCTCTGGGCCATGCTGTCTGTGCCACGCCCAACCAAGCGCTTCTGGATGGCAGCCATCATCTACACAGAGGTACGCACAGCAGGCACCCCCAATGAAGTGATatgttgattgattggttggctGGTTGATTGATTATTTAGATTGAtggttaataaaaaataatatacactataaatacataagtatgtgaacacctctccaaatgagtggattcggctatttcagccaaatcgttgctgacaggtgtataaaatcgaggacaaagccatgcaatctccatagacaaacatttggcggtagaatggccttactgaagaacccagtgactttcaatgtggcaccgtcagaggatgccacctttccaacaactcagttagtcaaatttctgccctgctagagctgtgcCAGTtaactgcaagtgctgttattgtgaagtggaaacgtctaagagATACAATGTCTCAGCTGCGaagcggtaggccacacaagctcacagaatgggaccgccgagtgctgaagcgcattgtgtgtaaaaattgtctgtcctcggttgcaacactcactaccaagttccaaactgcctctggaagcaatgtcagcacttGAACTGTTCGTTGAGAGCTTCATcatatgggtttccatggccgagcagccgcagacaagcctaagatcaccatgcgcaatgccaagcgtcggctggagtggtgtaaagcttgcagcggaaacacgttctctggagtgatgaatcaagcttcaccatctggcagtctgacagacgagTCTGGGTTTGGCGgctgccaggagaacactacatgCCCGAATgaattgtgccaactgtaaagtttggtggaggaggaataatggtctggggctgttttacaTGGTTCGGTTtaggcccctttgttccagtgaagggaaatcttaacactacaacatacaatgacattctacgattctgtgcttccaactttgtgggaacagtttagggaaggccatttcccgtttcagcatgacaatgccacagtCCAGAAagtgaggttcatacagaaatggtttgtcgagatcggtgtggaagaagttgactggcctgcacagagcgttgacctcaaccccatcaaacaattttgggatgaattggaacaccgactgccagccaagcctaatcgcccaacatcagtgcccgacctcactaatgctcttgtagctgaattgaaagtccccacagcaatgttccaacatccagtggaaagccttcccagaagactggaggctgttatagttgCAAAGGGTTATcaactccatatcaatgcccaTGCTTTCGGAATgaaatgttcgacgagcaggtgtccacatacttttggtaatgttgtgtgtatatctatatataacaatatatgccatttagcagacacttttatccaaagcgacttacagtcatgcgtgcatacgtTTTATGTATGGGTAATTGATGATTCCTATCTCTTCCAGCTGATTGTGGTGGTCAAGTATTTTTTCCAGTTTGGCTTTTTCCCCTGGACCACCTCGGCCTACCGAGGCATCAATGCGGACCGGCCCTTTGCTCTGCCCAACATCATTGGGGTGGAGAAGAAAGATGGCTACGTTCTCTTTGACTTGATACAACTCCTGGCTCTGTTCTTCCATCGTTCCATTCTAAAGGTACTGACGGGAATGCTGGTTTCTGTGGAACATCATATAAAAGATAATAAAGCACAATTTTGCAAAACTTCTTCTCTCCGTAGTGTCACGGTCTTTGGGATAACAAAGAGGTTGAGATGCCGGACTTCTTCAAGAAGTTAAAGAAGAAGACTGAGAAGAAGAAGATGAGTGGAGGAGACAAAGCAGGGGATCAGCCGAAGCGAAGAATGCCCTTCCTTCCTCTACAGGCCTCAACTGCATCCTTGTTTCGCAGACGGGGAAAAGGCAACTCCACTGAGACAAACAGTACATACATTCAGGAGACTAAACAGTGCTGAACTAATGAGTTTGTTTGAGAGGGTATCTAGTTGAGAGGGTATCTAGTAGGGTCTAGTTGAAATGGAGTGTTGCCTGAACAGATGGGAAATGTTACCCAACCTGAATATACTAATGTATCttgatgtaaatgtgatattcttGCAGATGATATGCAGCTCAAAAAGCGCCACTCGAAGAAGAGGCACCACAATAAAGTTCCCCTGACCAGGAAGGAAAGGATCAAGAAGCTGATCAGAGAAAGGATGCTAGAGGCTAAAGCTGCTATCATAGAAGTGTGAGCATTTAGCACTCTATACTTATGGATATTCATTGTAGGTGTATTCTGTTACTTTCATTCCATATCCCCGGTGATAACTGGCAGTTTACAAACAAATCCTGGAGGCAGGACTTTTGACGGGACATGAGTGCATGTTTAAGTACTGGGTTaaaaatgaatggacattttcaGTCATGGTCCTCTTTTGTCTTCGCAGTGCCCTACACATATACCTACCTATCAGGCAGTTCTTCTATGACATCATTCACCCAGAGTACAGCCCAGTGTGTGATGTCTACGCTCTCATGTTTCTGATTGACGTGGTCAACTTCGTTGTCATAATATTTGGATACTGGGCTTTTGGGGtgagaaaagagaaaaaagagaataCCTGTCTTGAGTCACAATTGAATTTGGAAAGCTATTTGGCCTACTTGTTTCAAGTGGATTTCTTCCACTGTTTTCTTTTTGTGTCGGAACAGAAACACAGTGCTGCTGCTGACATCACAGATGCTCTTGGGGAGGACCAGGTCCCATCGGCCTTCCTGGTCATGCTGCTCATCCAGTTTGGGACCATGATAGTGGACCGTGCTCTCTATCTCCGCAAAACCCTTGTGGGAAAATGTGTCTTCCAAGTGGTGCTGGTGTTTGGTATCCACTTCTGGATGTTTTTCATACTCCCTGGGGTGACTGAGAGGTCAGAGTTAATGTTCATTAATTTAATTACAGTGTGAATACATGTGTAACCATCAAAAAAGGAGCTGCTTATTGACCTTTTTCATGGTCCTTCTCTTGTGTTCTAGGAGGTTCAACATGAACCAGGTGGCACAGTTGTGgtactttgtgaagtgcatctACTTTGGCCTCTCAGCCTACCAGATCAAGTGTGGCTACCCAAATCGTGTGCTGGGAAACTTCCTGACCAAGAACTATAACTACCTCAACCTATTCCTCTTTCAAGGGTACAGTCAATGCTCTATGATAGATTAACAAAGGCCAGAACATCCCATAATACCAGAGTTGTCCCACAGAGATAGTGAGGACTCTAGGGCCCAAAAGCCTGTTTTAACATGGGCAGCACCATTAAGGACTTCCActattttgaagtagtcaactgggtggtaCTTCCTATGGGGACGGATAACATCATgatcacacgcacacgcacacgcacacacacacacacacacacacacacacacacacacacacacacacacacacacacacacacacacacacacacacacacacacacacacacacacacacacacacactacatgttcatgtttttaaatgaacagttgaagtcggaagtctacatacaccttagccaaatacatttcaactcagtttttcacaattcctgataatTCGAGTACATATTCCCtggcttaggtcagttaggatcaccactttattttaagaatgtgaaatgtcagaataatagtatagagaattatttatttcagcaatccacgtcatcaggagggatcagccaattaaTTATACTTGTGAGAAAACATTCCATAATTGCAGTTGGtagtaaatcaccaaccttggctttatacctcTAGGTGGCAGTAAACAACcttccagtttgttttccaactcacatttgtagaataataaaatggactactttaaaatgaagatggcctcaatggcactgccaTGCTCTCACAGACACCATAATGGGACATATACAATGTTGTGTCCTCTAACTATCTCTATGGGTtgtccctgtctcctcctcagGTTCCGCCTGGTTCCGTTCCTCATAGAGCTGCGTGCCGTGATGGACTGGGTCTGGACTGACACCACCCTCAGCCTGGGCAGCTGGATCTGTGTCGAGGACATTTATGCCAACATTTTCATACTCAAGTGCTGGAGGGAGTCGGAGAAGGTAACTGGGATGCCGAACTGCCAATAGACTGGCAGCAGTTGTCAATCTCAAACTCACCTCCATAGAGAGTAGATCTGACTGATAGTTTATGGTGAATCGCTGTAGaattaaagtttttttttccTGTCTTcgtgtttttttaaatatatctcTATGAACACTAGACTAAGAATTATTGTATCAAGAACAATTGTGGGCTAATAATTACAACTTGAACTGACCGAAATTGTGTTGAACTATGAATCATTTGTCTCTTTAATTTGTACAGAAATACCCACACACCCCAGGGCAGAAGAAGAAAATGGTGGTGAAGTATGGAATGGGCGGCTTCATCATATTCTTCCTCATCAGTGTCATCTGGTTCCCCCTCCTCTTCATGTCATTGGTCAAGTCAGTGGCTGGGGTGACCAATCAGCCTCTAGATGTCTCAATTCAGCTCAGCATAGCAGGATATGAGGTATAGATGACCTCATAAACTCACAATCTTTCTATTTTGGTAAAATGTTCTCCTTCTGTGAGACTGTTAGTGCTGATGTTTTCTGTGTACATTTTATACAGCCACTTTTCACAATGAGTGCCCAGGAGCAGAACCTGATGCCATACTCAGAGGCAGGCCTCAACCGGCTCACCAACCTCTATGCCACTCACCCGGTAAGAGGATCTTGTTACAACAAGTTGCAAGTTTGAGGGACTGTGGAATTGACCCTAAGGACCTCTGACATACtcctctttctaactctctcaGTCAGCCATGCAGTTCCTTGTGAACTACATGGCCGAGGACATTGTCATTGCAAAGATCAAGAGTGATGCCAGTCTACTGTGGAGCATCAGCCCTGCCAGCCGTGATGCTATGATCCATGAACTCAGCAACTCCACCCACATCTACATCACCCTGCGATGGGTACTACTCAGGTACAGTGTAGCAGGGTTGGATAGGGCTCTAGGTTGGTTACATGTGAAAGGGGTATATAACGCCGTTAAGGCTTGAGGTCTGACTTTTTGCCCTTGTGTCAAAGCTAAGATTGTATGGTTTGTGCTATAAACATATGCCATATGATACAGCTATAATAAACAACTTAACCAgttagtgatagtggtagtgatttcactctgtgtatgtgtgtgtacgtgtgcccCTCCTCCCCAGGAATGCGTCTCTGTCGATGAACGTGGAGACCGTGGGGGAACACACTGTCAAGTATGAGGACAGGGCCTTGAGGGACCAGATAGTTCAGATGCTCATAGGGACACGCAGTGACTCTGTGTGAGTCTCATCATCACAGCACTCTCACTACATCATCAACTGTTACTAGAATTTACAGCCAGAGTCAACATGACATTACTGTCAATAAAATAACCTAAAATAACCTCTCTGAAAGCTAGTTGTAGAGGAACCTATTACATTAAAAAGAACTCCACATACAAAAGATATGATCACAATGGTAATAGAATGTTGGTGCTGATATGCTGtcattcattctctctgctaGGGTCATTGAGTCTCTCCTGCCCAAGTTCATCAGAGGTCCCGGAGGACTGGAGTCCAAGATGGCCAACCGTCTGGAAGTAGGTAAGTAACCCTCTATCCAACCATCATACTGTACAGAAAATACATTTAACAAATGCAGATGCTTGTATAACCATGGATCTTAACCAGTCAACTGAAGGTCATGGTCTCTGCTTCTCACTTTTTCAAATCTTCCCTGACCCATCTCCAACATCCCAGAACACTCAGATAGGCCTGAAGACCTGCAGATGTTGGCCTTCTACCGGCCCCTGTCCATCAAACTACAGCGGGCAGAAGACAGTGGAAGTGCAGAGGGGGGTCAGTGGTGGATGGTGGAGGAATGCACTCCTGGACAAGGGCACATCCAGAGCAGCTGTCACAGCATTGAGATAGTGGTGTTCAATGACAAAGTCAGCCCCTCCAGCCTGGGTGCTCTAGCAGGACAGGGGTAGGTAAAGAAAAAAACTCAATGCTGCCCCAGGAGCTATTTACATTTTAAGAGAACTATCCCTTCCAAGTGACAATCAGCAGTTGATACAGCCAGTTTTAGACTTATAAATGAATACTGTATGTACCCATTGACTCTTGAAGAATATAGCTTATAATTATGAGCTAAGTTCAACTGTCgttccccatcagaacccaaaatataagcttgttttaccaaacaaaatgtaaacaaacactatatagcctcaaaacttGGTTagaactataattttgatattgtggatcagtccttgcatccaaagctttgtctatgaatttctgtggttacatttctccagcccaatcACTCAGCTTTTACTGAACCAGGGGCAGGGCGATTGatttattgtttctactgctaaTTGACGCTTTGACTTGTTGATTTGTTCTCACTGCTAAATAATCTTTGTCCTCTTTTCCATGAAATCCCATATACTTATGTTGCTTGTCTGGCCTCGACCTGCAACCTGATACCACCTCCTGTGCCATTCCACCTTGCTATGGTAGAATCGTGGGCCTGTACATGTCTGTGGTGCTGGTCGTTGGAAAGTTTGTCAGGGAATTCTTCAACGGGATATCCCGCTCCATCATGTTTGAGGAGCTGCCGTGTGTGGATCGGGTGTTGAAGCTCTGCACGGACATCTTTGTTGTGCGAGAGACTGGTGAGATGGAGCTGGAGGAAACACTTTTTGAGAAGCTCATTTTCCTGTATCGCTCGCCAGAGACCATGATCAAGAtgaccagagagaagagagactagagagcacTTTTAGTTACGAAAAGGACGATTTATTTGTATTCCTACTGTACAATGCATGCATTTTGAATCACTGACTACTTAAGTGATTCAAATTTTTAAAAGGGAGACCGTAGGCCGTAATCATAGCAATGTGCTCCAAGTGTGAAACTATTTAATTGAAGTGGAGATGCAACATTATGCAGTTTTAGATTCAAATGGCTTGTATAGAGCTTACAGATGCACATCTGCTCTACAGAATGTATTTCTCTCAACATTCTGCAACTTTACACATCCCACTGAACATAACCCTGTTTCATTGCACTGAAATTTAATTAAATGAATAAAATTCAGAGATTATATCCTACTTTTACATAAGACTCCTGAAGTGTTAAGTTATGAAGATCCACTCACAGTCCATGTTGCCAGGTAAAGCACAGggctttgcaaaagtattcatcctcaTAGTGTTTCTCCTATTTTATTGCATTAAACTAATTTAAAATGATATTTGGATTACATGGAATGGAcatacaaaatagtccaaattggtgaagtgaaaaaaaaacaacttgtttcaaaaaattaaaGGTGGTgagtacatatgtattcacccactttgctataaagcccctaaataagattgTGCAACCAAGCTCAAGTAATCCAGCAGACATCTTTTAGATAGGAGTTTTAATTCATTTTCTTAGTTACAAATTAAAGGAAAAACATCTCCATTCTGTTAGGTCCCCTATCTATCCACAAATCTAGATTTAACCCTTGCATTTTCATCCATTCACAAAGACAGACATGTTGGCAGGGACTTTGAAAAATCCTCTTGGCCCTGAAGAACATCCATTACATTTATTCAGATCCTGCAAGATAAAGAGGGAAACATGTCAAGTTAGACTGATCTTGGAAACTTTGAACTATTGATGTTATCTAGCTACTTGTTCTAGTTGCTTGAGAACTGCAGATTACAAAAAGAGTAATGCCCATAGACAATATAATTATGGTGATTACTGTCTGATAATCTGCAGTTCTGTAGTGTTCTACATCTATGGCAATGAGAACGTTGACTTGCCTATTAAAGCAGACTGATTTAGTAGGCAAAAACTTGACATGCTTACTTGGCAGCTGCAGTAAATAGAACCAATATAAATCAGGTGTGATAGCCCAAGCAGCAAGAGTTTGAGGCAATATTGTGTGATGCTTAGGAGGTGGTAGATGGATACAAGTATTATTTTAAAAGATTGTAGTGATTTGTCCTTTCAATACTCACATGCTATAGCCTTTGGGACATAGACTTTGACGCTGGATTCTGCAACTTTCATTGCCTCGACTTTGAACTGTGGTTTCAGTGCCGCTCGCACTGCACTCGCGCAGATCGCAGAGAAGCGAATGTAGCTGCAGTGGACACAGAAAGAAACACTTTAGCCAGGGCTGCCACCTTTTGAAGAAAGCTTGGAGTGAGATTTTCTATGAATTTCCTTTCCCTCTGGCACACTACCAAGATGGGGGGGATTGGGGGTCCTCCCCCAGGAAGATCAGCTTTAAAACAGtacaatttcctgcaattctatataTTTTGACATGGCTTACCCCTATGACcgggggggagaagaggaaaaaAGAATAGAACACTGGTCAGGTGTATTCTGGATGCTTTGGACATTAAATTATCACTCAATTCTACAGCTTTGTAACAGATTTTTGGAGGGGATGAAATTAAAGTTCTTGGGTGGTTTGACAcattcagacagtaatgaaaaGTGATAGGGAAATGGGAAAAACAGTGGGAAGGTTGGAAGCAGGGATTGATTCCTGTTGTCAGGTGGAAAGTTGTATATGACATGTGCCCGGGGAGTGTAACCACTACACCAAGGCTCTGCACAGGAAATACTCATGGTTGATGACACTGGGTAACCAAATCATAGATTGCAGTCTCCTTGTCAAGAGACTCCTTTCAAGGTAAGGACAAACATGTTGCATCTTTCAAATAGGACTGAAAGAAAATCCTGCTTGCTCTCCAGGAAAGGTTGGCCACCCCTAATCTGTTTCCCAAGCGCTGGGTGTTTGAAAGTGTTCTTGCTATAACAATTCATTTCTCAAAATCACCCAGCCTTTAAGAAAATCTAATGAATATCAACATTCAGGTAGCGGATGCCTACTAGTGGAATATCCTTGCCATTATCTTACTCTACATAGGATGTGTTTGAGTTCCCCTAGCATGTACAAaatactaaaatgtcaaattatTTTTTGGAGCATTTAATATGCCATGCTTATTTGTACAACTTATTCAAAACTGTCCATGAATGGCTGCTAAAATACATAGCCTCAATTCATTTACAAAGACAAGTAGGCATATCAGATTTAAAACAGAAAAAATTGTGAAGAagtcaaattttaaaaaatggtggGGAATAACAGTGTTCTTGCAGACAAAACAGTAATTACTCTGTTTTAGCACATTGTTAAGATTGAGAATTGTTCCTCTCCAACAAAGCAAATAGATCAAATCGGCTGAAGTCAAGACGACATCAAttagcccctacaccctaaccaaaATATTTGTCGATGTACTGTTCGCCCTCTAGAATCCTAACGTACAATTCTGGTTTCACAATCTGTTTGACCAAATTATTTTCATAGTTACAAGTCAGGTCACCCTACCAAACTTCCCTGCTTACATACTGCAGGTCTCTGCTGCCTTTTCGTTGTCACAACCTACATTTCAATCGCCAAACAAGGGGACTAATGCAAGTACGGATTAAATCGACTTTAGTACATGCTGTCAAAAGGCTGATTTCTGCAATAGGGACGGGAGTAAACAGCAACCTCATCTTGCGCACCGCATTGTACATAAAACAGCGCTACCATGCTGCTCTTTTTACAGTTTTATAAACTCAGCAGAGAACGTTCTGGCTCTCCAGTCAGCGCCACTCTAATCCTGAGGGGTGTTTCTTTAAAAAATGCATCCAATCCACTTTATCCCTTACTTAACTAGACCAATCATATGCTTCAATGTGGCGCGGGTCAGTGTTGTGGCAAACCAGGCAAGGATAGACGTTCCGCTTGTGTTAAATTGCAATCGCAGATGTTCCGAGTTCAACACGATTTGGAGAACAGTTGAAAAGTTAACGCACTGACTATACAATGGACTAATTAGAAATATAATTGCAGTACTTTTTAATGTGTGAGATATGTGCCGTGAGCGTTCAAATGCGTGTCACGGCCAACGCACAATTTGGCAGTTCTGCTTTAAACAGACTGGGTATAGCATTTCGATTATAAACATGTCAATGAATTGTTGTCCTAAAAATAATGTCGATACGTAAGACAGAGTGACATAATTGGTGTGACTGACCGTGATATGACCACTTTGATTATAACGCACGGGAAACACGCTATATTAGCTAACTCGTCAAATTCGTTTATAATATCGTCTAACTAGGCGCTAGCTGGATATCTATCACACCAGAGCCGTCAAGCAAATATGCAACTTAGTAGCTACATCGTTTAAGTGCATGACCGTACAATCAGAATACAGTCCAAATGTGACATTGTTCAATATTGAATACATTTACCTAAGGCCCGCTTGTCTCCAGTATGCAACCATTTTGCCAGTGATATTCCGCTCAAGGACAACGCGGTTATGTTATAAAAACAGGGCGGAAGAGGCGAGAATGACATCGCTAGGGTTGACACGCTTCCTGGGGCGGGACTTTTATCTGCGCTTTATGATCGACAGTATGCAAAATCTGATGAGTGCCGTTTTTTTACTCAAAGGGGATTTGAGTTCTTATTTATGCAACATTTGGCTTTGTTCGAAATAAGGTGCACTCTCTCCTCTGAAATACGCGTCAGGAAAATTCCAGACATTTCAATGGATGTTATGTTATTCGGTAATTTTTCACTCTGAAGG from Oncorhynchus tshawytscha isolate Ot180627B linkage group LG22, Otsh_v2.0, whole genome shotgun sequence carries:
- the atp5f1e gene encoding ATP synthase subunit epsilon, mitochondrial, giving the protein MVAYWRQAGLSYIRFSAICASAVRAALKPQFKVEAMKVAESSVKVYVPKAIA